A segment of the Branchiostoma floridae strain S238N-H82 chromosome 10, Bfl_VNyyK, whole genome shotgun sequence genome:
NNNNNNNNNNNNNNNNNNNNNNNNNNNNNNNNNNNNNNNNNNNNNNNNNNNNNNNNNNNNNNNNNNNNNNNNNNNNNNNNNNNNNNNNNNNNNNNNNNNNNNNNNNNNNNNNNNNNNNNNNNNNNNNNNNNNNNNNNNNNNNNNNNNNNNNNNNNNNNNNNNNNNNNNNNNNNNNNNNNNNNNNNNNNNNNNNNNNNNNNNNNNNNNNNNNNNNNNNNNNNNNNNNNNNNNNNNNNNNNNNNNNNNNNNNNNNNNNNNNNNNNNNNNNNNNNNNNNNNNNNNNNNNNNNNNNNNNNNNNNNNNNNNNNNNNNNNNNNNNNNNNNNNNNNNNNNNNNNNNNNNNNNNNNNNNNNNNNNNNNNNNNNNNNNNNNNNNNNNNNNNNNNNNNNNNNNNNNNNNNNNNNNNNNNNNNNNNNNNNNNNNNNNNNNNNNNNNNNNNNNNNNNNNNNNNNNNNNNNNNNNNNNNNNNNNNNNNNNNNNNNNNNNNNNNNNNNNNNNNNNNNNNNNNNNNNNNNNNNNNNNNNNNNNNNNNNNNNNNNNNNNNNNNNNNNNNNNNNNNNNNNNNNNNNNNNNNNNNNNNNNNNNNNNNNNNNNNNNNNNNNNNNNNNNNNNNNNNNNNNNNNNNNNNNNNNNNNNNNNNNNNNNNNNNNNNNNNNNNNNNNNNNNNNNNNNNNNNNNNNNNNNNNNNNNNNNNNNNNNNNNNNNNNNNNNNNNNNNNNNNNNNNNNNNNNNNNNNNNNNNNNNNNNNNNNNNNNNNNNNNNNNNNNNNNNNNNNNNNNNNNNNNNNNNNNNNNNNNNNNNNNNNNNNNNNNNNNNNNNNNNNNNNNNNNNNNNNNNNNNNNNNNNNNNNNNNNNNNNNNNNNNNNNNNNNNNNNNNNNNNNNNNNNNNNNNNNNNNNNNNNNNNNNNNNNNNNacactaaggagatttagcagctccattaggtcagtacattgaaataggaagatatcagtactgaatatatcatatgtgacagaataactacatgggccttctgagacaaaaaaaggtaggaaaggtcgtctcaacaacttcaaggtactgtggttggttacatgcttaagaaatccaaaataagttaTGTTTTGCTTTTGCTTTTCCCAGCATGCTTTGCACAGAAAATATGTTCTTCTTCCCAGGACTGTCTGTGTGATAAACAGAGACACTTGTAGCCCTCATGCAGCAGTatacattttaaaatgtaatCCACAAAAGACTCGCACAGGCATATTATTGGAATGAGTGGTTTAATCTTCACTCTTCGCCCATCCCCAGTCAGCTGGACTCTGTGTTTCTGTTTCTGGAAACAGCCCATGACCTCAACGCAAGCGgctagggaaaccaaactcacgtcacttcttccttaccccaatagctttctaccacataaaaatcatgactgtagcatgtttaaaACAGGAGATACcaagcccggaaggtctgctgcagtaccaaaaagcgcccctagggggcgccaaaagtcaaatcaagtggcccgcgtactttttcaaaagagTAGTATCACATGAGTATTTGTACTAAGTTTGGCGCTTGTATCACAATTAGAGTTGAACATTTAGCTTTCCCATAGTCAAGAACCTACTTTTGGACATTTCAAACGTCCGGAGTTGTTCCGCTTCACATTCGTCAGCGGCAAAAAACCgttgctgcagttccaacgcaagctgctagggagaccaaacttacatcacttcgTCCTTACTCCAACAGCttcctaccacataaaaatcatgactgtagcatgtctagaacaggagatacaaagtccggaaggtctgctgcagtaccaaaaagcgcccctagggcaattcggcagcggcaaaaaaacgcCGCTGTAGTTCCaacacaagccgctagggaaaccaaacttacgtcacttgttccttaccctaccagctttctaccacataaaaatcatgactgtagcatgtttagaacaggagataccaagcccggaaggtctgctgcagtaccaaaacgcgccgctagggggcgccgaaagtcaaatcaagtggcccgcgtactttttcaaaacagtaaagtctaatgagtatctgtaccaagtttggtgcttgtatcacaaagtGAAAGATTCCTCCAAAATTTGATGTTATCTGCCCCACTAGAGGAGGGATCAGGGTACGAGGAACCTTAGAATTGGCTACATAGTTATTACCCTCCCTTTTAAGCATAGAAGGGATAGAAACGCCTGACCTGGTATCCCAACCTATAGCTATCGGAGTCTCTTTTCCTTCTTTCCATATTCGAACATAAGAAATATGATTGCTGAGTCTcctcatcctcctacgcacggtccccaacggctaaCTAACTCAGCCTATTGgggagtttcgacacgactgtggtccctctgcgtaggagaatgagtCTCCTTGTCCTCATTCAAAGTAGCAAGAGGACAAAGagataatctccaggcagatttagcGGTGCTGTAAGatgccaaggagtatagccagccaaagggagtcagctgGGCACCTGGAATCTGCTGTTAATGAAACGGGGAGGAGCATTTCTTATAATttaacaatggtgttgctgcccctcccAACTGAATGAATATTGACACAATtggaaagttcatctgtgttggtaaatgacattgtggaaaagactaaactttacgtaaccaacaccaagttagattgggacttacccaaaatttcagccgactccgtcagccttgttcacggaatggacccgtctgctgtagcttccggacgtgacatcagggacacacgactgcagcagagggtcgtaaatgccagataacctgtgtcgccccccgtctctgttcagcgatggACGGTGGGCGCGGATGTGcacagcctccttcactccgcttggatgttaatagcctttcttCAAGCCGACGGACCGCAGATTCCTGGTACCGCCTTTGGCCGGATATACTCCTTGGCAAGCTTTGCTACTATCTTACAGCACAGGTAAATCTCGACAGCCATAACAGGACAAATTGTCTCTGCAGTTATGGTAGGTTTGGATACAAGGCAAAGGAGCACCTTCCCATGCTACCCTGGGAATGGCACATCCCGTGACGGTGTAACAAAGGAGCTTGTGTGACGCATGAATTCTTAACGTTTCCAACTCATATATCAAACTAAACCAACAGAATCTACAAAGAATACTAGTACAATTTTGAAAGCAAGGACACTTCTTTTTCAACCTGCAACATTTCTCATGCAGCTTGTGTATAATTTTACACAATGAAGTGTGGTAAAAAATGCAAGTTTCTTGATATACTACTTCACTCTGCACTTAACCACTAAACTATACCAATTGAGGAATAAGGAAGAACAACCATTGTACAGTCAACATTGCTGCAACACTTGTGCCACTGTACACTGATGGAATAAACATATGCATGTGTGCACTTTGTTGtgattcttttctgaaaaaattttcaaaaaaccTTAACAACGCAATGTAAAAGACATCAAGGCCTTATTTTTTTAACCTATATGAACTTAACATTGGTACAGATTCAAGAGTATGTAAAAATTACCAGAggcattttgttttcaatgttaaaacattttcttaacTCCTATACACAACTTTCCCACCTGCTTTGAGTTTccccttgtacatgtaatatatatatattacatttttGGGAAAAAGCATGACATACAGATATTGCTGATTTGTTACCTTTTAAACcatccagaatatttcattTCTAGACCTTGCCTACAGGTTTTAACTTGTTTATAGATTTCCCAACATTTCTTAACATTAGACCTCAAACAATAACAATAGGTGGCCTAGTCAGTTAAAGAAGCCAAATTATGGAAGTTAACATTAGAGGATAACACTAGACCTCAAACAATAACAATAGGTTGCCTAGTCAGTTAAAGAAgccaaaattagagaagttaaCATTAGAGGATAACACTAGACCTCAAACAATAACAATAGGTTGCCTAGTCAGTTAAAGAAGCCAATGACCATGTCACAGCCCTTTGAGGACTAGCATCACCCGGCACATGAAGTAGCACCGGGTGGGCATTCTGGATTCTCCTGAGGATAAACAGAAAATActtcaaaataaaacaacaacaagcactgcccctgaggcattgccaaaatgTCACAACTAGCAGGAGGCCTGGATTTTGAGCCTTTTGGTTGTGTAGAAACAAGGTTTCTACACGGCTCAATGTCTTTTCCTGATATCATCTACCAGGAAATTCTGTAAGCCATGTAAAAACCATGATTAACTCATCCCAGCAACCTGTGATTTTACTCCAATAAACCCCTTGGCCTGCGTTACTATGTTTTACAATGGGCCCATTTTTCTGACACAAACCCTTCAGAGCAGTTAGTAGATGTCACAATTGATTTTCCCTTTCTTTAGGTGCTACAAAATTACATACAACAGAGTTTGTAGGTTTACGTAGtactactacattttgtaaaacagtGTGTGAATGGATTTGTAATAATATAGTGCATCTAAAGCaatggaagacgaaacacattttatttccaagtgttcagTTAACCTCTCCGAAAGAACCACAGTGTttaaagaaaataatatttattactgttcattgttacatgcatagcccctatcttgtttctaccatgtacttacaattagcctacgggcatgaacttgcaaataaacttccttATATTAAACCGTGACTTTACGTGCTACAAAATTATATACAACCGCAGAGTTTGTAGGTTGACGTACATATAAAACCGTGACTTACACAGATAGTCTCTGTTCTACACAGACAGGGGTCCTGGGGACTGCTGTCACAATCAAGGCCATCAGGCGTCACACACTCGTTTATAACAATGTGACAGGCCCGCTTCTCACCCTGAGGAACATAATCATGGAATCTCAGGGTCAAGAAAAAATGATAACTGTCACATGATTAGGTATCATTGCCTATAGTTCATATGCAACTGTAAAGCTGGTATATTGGCCCTTTAATTTGGTACAACACACAAGCTTTGTATCCTGAGACATTATCATTTGAAATCATAAGCAATATTTGTGTGTTGAAGAAAATGCTGCTCATCTTTTGGACTTGTATTTGACCACCATTTTTGCCAAGTTGAGCACACTCATCATCGACTATCacccactgtacatgtacaattacatTTTAAGTGTTGCAAAGTATTAGTAATTATCACTAGAAAGTACAACAAAGTGGGATCCCACCATGGCATTTCCGCTCGTCAACATCAGAAGAATGACCAGGACCAGGACAGACTTTAAGTTCCAAAACATCCTCAGTTAGCTCTTGCCTGTGTTTAGATTCTGTATACAGTAATGGCAAGAGAACATCCTATAACAGGTCTAAAGATACTGCAGGTGTGCCATAATGCTGGCATATCTCTACTAGAACATGTTACGTTTAATACACTTCTGGTTTCTAAGCTTTGATTTCAGAATAGCTTAAAAGTTTGCATGGACATTTCTAACATCTAGCAATGTCATACAGGCGTCATGTATTCTCACAAATAATGAGATCTGCCTGAACATTtcaaacaggaaaaaaacaacacaaaaagtCATCCACACAGTACACAAACTAGATATGGCAAGAGACTGAAGCTACATTCAACAAGAAATCGTTTTTAACCCTATAGATTCtaataaatgtaatttttccCACCTCAAAACTTGCTCCAACTGAACGCAGAGCAGCAAGAGGCTTGTAGATGTATTCATCTCTGAAGCAGACAGGAAATTTGTTCTGCTACATTTCCCTAATGGACCACAATTACAGCCAGTGTATAGAGACATATGACCTGTGCCAGCAATCTGCATTGCAACTTGGTCTGTTACTTGTATTTATATATCCCAAAATGACTGTtgactgatgtacatgtacatttgtcttCTGCCTTGTTTTGAAGTTTTTAGGTAGCCTTTTATACTGGCTACCTACATTTTGCAATGTTGTGCCATAGTTTATCCATTgcagatgggggggggggggggacataGAAACAGGAAAAATAGCCAGACTGAGCTATTTGTAGATTTCCACACTCATGATCAGAATTCGATAGTTTATCTCCTACAGTGGTGTACAAAATACTAATAGTAAACAAGTACATCATGTCAACACACTGGAATTGAAACTCTGCTGCAAGAACAGTAAAGTTAACATCAGGGAAAATGGGTCAAGTACAGTAACATCAGGACATGTACACAGGACAAAACTCCTTCAATGTGCAGAATAGTTTATTCACAATTCCAATTTCAGATATACATTCTTAGTTCCCTACATATAGCAGCCACAAGAGACTTGTCCTGGACctacaaatacaaacaaatctttttacatcCACAGACACACATGGTTTTTATTTTAAATGGAAACAAAACACTCTAACATCAACACTCTATAGTAGGTTATTCATAAACAACACTACTAATATGGACAACACACTAAGGACAAACAACTACACAAAAATACTTTCATTTGTACATATCAAATTTACATTTCtctgatgaaacttttcatgACCAAAACACGACCTCCAGGGTCACATGATATTCCAGGCTCTTTTGCTTTTCTGAGTCACATGACCTACCAGGTCACAATTgatatacattttcttttcttttctgagTCAGATGACCTCCTAGGTCACATGATCTTCCTATTTTTTTCCTGAATCACATGACCTCCCATAACCCAGACAGAGTGAAGCCGTCCTTGAGTTTCTCAATGGCGAGTCCCAGCTCCTCAGAGTACACCGGCTCTCTGTCTTTTTGCTGAAATATCAAAGACATCAGAAACTCAGCAAATGGGTGCAAACAATGGACAGTTTCATATAAATCGTATCCAGGTCATGACTACAGAAGAGATTTTATGGAGCAGTCCAATTAGTTATACATGTCTCTTACCTTATCTCCATCTGCAAAGTAGGCCTGTttgaagagagagaaaaataaaTGAGATAAAGGTACATTCAGTACACATCATATGGTGTAAAAAATTATACGCTTGTATTCTTGTATTTAACATTCATAAAATTCAGTGTTTTGAGTAAAAATcatataaataaaaataaaaaggaaaagcTCACAGCAAATGCATCTGTCTGTCCCTCATTCTCGATTTCCACGTCATCAAACTGGACAACCTGGGTAACCTCCTCAAGGGGCTGGGGCTGCAACCAACAGTTTAAGGTTAGCTGGTCCCTAGACATATTATCAGGTCTAAGCCTCTAAATATCCGACCATGAATGCAATTCCAGTCAAGTGATTTCATTTTTGTCTTGACACACAAGAGTTTAGAGCATCAGCATTTCTGTGACCTATATTCAATGTTGAACAGGGACTCAGCACATTTCAGCTTTTAAATTATAGAAATCAAATCCAATCCTAGTGTCATTCAATTCACTCTTATAATATCACTTACTATCACTTGACTGACATATGTATGTTATCTTAGCTGTTTTCAATTTCTGAATCATCCAATGTAGTGCATTACTGTAATTTAGGTTAAATTTGCAACAACCTTAAGACACTAAAGATGCCTGATTTCTCTTCTAGTCGAGATAAACTCCAGTCCCTAAAACTTAAAACATTATGGTACCTTTTCCTCCAGTTCAAACTCCACCCCAAAGATGGGGTTCTCACTGAAGACTTTGTGGATGCTCTGTATCTCCTTTACCACTTCCTGTAGCTTCTCTGTCGGGTCAATACGGAAACCCAGGACATACCCTCCACTCTGTGGGCAGAAGAAGGATGTAATGCTATGTCATATAAATAATTTGTTAATCATACAACTgggttaagaaaaaaacaaacttaaaacatgtttttaaaaagtctcAGCTAATGCTTCAAACTATCATTCAGTTTCCATGCAACATTTTAATTTCAGTTTATGGGGAGTTGacataatctttattgatatgtaaacaaaacacatttaaaatcaacatacaagatgaATGACTTAAAAGAAGAAACCTAGACCGACCCTTTACTCAGAATAGTAAAAACTCTGGCGGGTGCAAGGTACCATTACGACTTTAACCAGATAAGACCAGGTCACCTAGTTGATTTTTCAaaggcccaaaatatacatgtaaatgtgataAATCATGAAATATGACATAAAGAAACAAACCTGTTGAGAAGTCTCCAGAACTAGAGCCAGGCCAAACTTGGAGTCCCGTACCTTCACCGACCTCTGTTAGTGGCATACATACAAGCAAACATGGTTTAGACTGAGTTGTGTCACAGCTAGTGTTCAGTGTTCAATTGTCACTCTAGTTCATATCACTAGTAGTCCATCAATAAACATACTTAATAATAAATTCTGACGAATTTTCCTTATGACCGTGTGGTGATTTCTCTTTGGTATGTTCCTCAATGATTTAACCTACAACATAGGAGTACAagtataagttttttttttaaaggacaAACAGCAAGAGATGCAAGGTTTACAAAACCACACTAGAAGGGTAGAAATGTAACATCTACAACAACCTCAGCAATGAGTCAACAAATATCTAACGCCACACAAATGTCTCTGTGACTAGTTTAGAATCACACGACCTTTATTAACTAATCATGAGCCTAAAGTCGTGAGAACGAAAGACACTGACCATTTGTAGGTACGGCACACTGACATTAAAGCTGTCATTCATGTTAGCATGCCACACCAGCCTGATGTTGGTGATGTAAAATGTTCCCAGGTTCCCCTACAAGAAACGGTAAGATGTTTTAATTAGTAACTTCAATATTGTCTTAATGACTTAGGAACAGTTGTCTAGAAACTTCAGATCATGTGCATGTATACTCCCGATAGATATTCTGATGtggttgtgttttcttttctctgCCTTTCTCAACAAGCACATTTTGTAACAGGATATGGTTATCTGTGCTGCATTTTAGCTGCCTTTAGgatgataaacaacaacaactgttacagcaacATTACATGCCAAATTATTTGGTTGTTCTTTATAATTGCAATAAAAGATCAATCAATACTATAGTCAAATACTTTAACTACCCCCCACTTGTCTGTGTAACGGAAACGCTGCTGTCTGGTggtgtaactggcccctccccccTCTAGGAGGCcgggcggatgttgggcgggctgctaaaagcaagatttaatcagccTACACCTTACCTGATCACTGGAGAGGTTCCAGACCCCGTTGACCTTGTTGAAGACCTGTTCCTGAGGCAGGAGTCGCAGCTGTTTGTTCTGGATCAGAGCTCCTCTCAGCTTCAGGTCACGGTACATCTTAGACGTCTCATACGCCCTGGAGCAGGAAAAATCCAcaaaatcactcactcactgaatCGAGCAGatccaggcttttagccaggcatgcgtcaatgCGTCCAGAAGACAcgcttttcttagaataacgaAGAAATTTGACGCTCTGGACGCTCTtgcactggggagaaaatccaccgacaagcatgaaattctgattgaccagggatgctaccaggtcatctgtggtcaaaGTCTTCTACTGTGGCCTCTGTAactgtatttttgccttttaggataccttagaatgcaatattttttatttaaaatcatcaaaaactctgcaccatgaaGGTGGAAGCCCCCGGACcaccctacaatagtcacttactgcgactcaccaataaatttggactccctattataaaatcctagctaaaagcctgaggAGATCTTACTGTTAAAACGAAGACTGGCACTGCTTTTCATACCTAATCGCTCAACAATTGttattacaacaacaacaaaaaatgaccctgggtaccatcctctgcaGTTACTGCTTTCTCTCCCCTTTTTCTTCCTAAGTCTTTGATCTCAAAAGAATGATCTCATAGCTTTCTGGAGAATGTCAATCTTATACacactatatgtacatgtatgtattttcttAGGTGCACTTTTTTCTTAGATGCACACTAGCTGAACTGCTGTTTTGTTTCCTATCATTACTCCAACATGGGTTATGTATGATACTACACATAGAATGTGTTGTATGGTACTACACTATCTAGCCCTCTTCCAGATACTCTTGGTTAATTATACTGCCATTCTAAAGAGGACATCACTATAGCAATGGCAAGCAGTTTTTATTCTGtatcatgtatcataattatgaCCATCCACAAAGCAGACAACTGGAGTGTTGTCCCAGAGTTAAGTTGTACCTGTGCACTGCTATGACTGAAGTGAAGAGACGAGGACTGCCTGGGACCAGGTTTGTGAAGATAAACTCAAAGCGAGTGTTGTTACATTTGGTCAGGATGTACAGAGCTTCTGTCTGGCCTCGAAGTTTCTGGCAACAAAAAGGTGCACGTTATTACCACACACTTCTCCTCGATACTATTAATAGACAAAGGAGCAAATATTGATAAATTACAACAAATACCACTTGGCACTGTTTCTTAAGTATTTCATTTGTCATATATACCTTCAGCTTACCTTAATAAATTAATAATGGtttataaaataaaaatgataaagatattGAAAGTAGTCAACTCACAGAGTTGGCTGTTCTGGTGGATATTGTTATGATGGTGTTGTATCCAACAGCTGGGAGAAATATAAACATTGGAAGGTGTAAAAATGATGAAGTCGAGAGCAGCTAAATTATCTTTCTCAAGAGAAGTATTCAATACTTCAACAACTAAATACATTATCAGTTAATAGTACTCAATGGTAGTCTGTAGTACTCTATAGTCACTACTCAACACTAatatacctgtatctgtatctatatagctgatataaccgccctttggtgtaacacaccagctttgtaggcACAGGGAGCGGCAGCAACTGGTtattattacactgaacgacccgtcacacctaactgaTGAAGACAGTTAAAGTTGGGATATGAAATCTAATCTAAAGCTGCCAAGCTGGTTTAGTACAGTAGTAGGTTCAAGGTGTGAAGTCCACTTACACAGATTGACTCGGAGTAAACTCTGGGAGTGCCAGATCATCCTTAGATTGGTCACCATCAGTCGGCCTAAGAACAAAACAGAGCTGGTAAGTAATCTCAAACACTGAAACATATACTTGGACTGCTTGAAATATCTATACTATTGGCTACAGTAGAGGGCCACTCATTTGTTATTACAAGTTAGTATCAATTATAGAATCTTCAGTTCCTTCCTCAAGTTATGTTGAAAAGCAGTCTACATTTAACACACTAACTGTATCATGATCAATCTGGCTGCAAGGCATGGTGTAGAAATTTTGtgcatttacaatgtacataataagaaaataataagaaaaCATAAACATGATGTCATAATTATGAAAACTTTGTACCTCTGTCTCCATTGTTTCCTTTGGTATCTTCTATAGAATCCAGTCGATCAATCAAAATCTGAAAGATGAATTAGTAAGTCTATTATTACTTCTATATTCAATTGGGACTGTTGACAGTACTTAGAATCAACAACATCAAGAAACATCATGCAATATCATGTGAAATTATAAAAATATGGTACCTCACCTATTTCATATATAAtctttatatattatatactgtatatattatCTATGAACCTCAAGAATAATCCCTTCAACTGATTTGATATCTTATGTTTAAAagtcaataaaaatgtattgcaTTCAATTGTATACAGTCTATAGAATGATCTATATACGAAGACCAACGGCATATATCTATGTCAACAGTTGACCTACCTCCCCTGGTCTCATCCGCATCTGTCTgcaagtaaacaaaacaacaggtgTCAGAAAACATCACCTCAcaaacctgcccccctccccatgtcaTTTACTCCAAATGCATTATCATAATATCTAGACATTGATTGAATCGTGTCTCTTTGAAACTATTTACGAAGGCTTGAGTTAGTTCAACTACATGCCATTGCTACAATTTATCATTTGTGAGTGTACttatgaaacaaccagaggggatcacaaatcgaacgtgcaaaccgttcggccataaaggcttaagccgttaggcgtcttcggtttagcagtccttgaacaccactgttacactactcccccttttcttttcaagattcgtcctcgaatctccgagttcgacatccctgtgtggcacatactagcctgttactcacagggtcggcatgggaaccagtgaaacaaccagaggggcgagtaagaacagaaagaaacaacaccctgactcccgggattcgaacccgcgccaaacccgggcagccggatcacaaatcgaacgtgcaaaccgttcggccataaaggcttaagccgttaggcgtcttcggtttagcagtccttgaacaccactgttacacttacTGCGGAGGAACGTCAAATCTGACGTCTCTATCCTCCCACAGCGCGTCCAGGGCAGCcatttttccaaacaaaatatttctgtcCCATCATGCACTACGAAAACTTCCAGCTGTCAAGTTTCATCGAATTCTGTGAAAATTTGACTGATTAATTCTACCAGATGTCT
Coding sequences within it:
- the LOC118424060 gene encoding Bardet-Biedl syndrome 5 protein-like isoform X1: MAALDALWEDRDVRFDVPPQQMRMRPGEILIDRLDSIEDTKGNNGDRGRLMVTNLRMIWHSQSLLRVNLSVGYNTIITISTRTANSKLRGQTEALYILTKCNNTRFEFIFTNLVPGSPRLFTSVIAVHRAYETSKMYRDLKLRGALIQNKQLRLLPQEQVFNKVNGVWNLSSDQGNLGTFYITNIRLVWHANMNDSFNVSVPYLQMRSVKVRDSKFGLALVLETSQQSGGYVLGFRIDPTEKLQEVVKEIQSIHKVFSENPIFGVEFELEEKPQPLEEVTQVVQFDDVEIENEGQTDAFAAYFADGDKQKDREPVYSEELGLAIEKLKDGFTLSGLWEVM
- the LOC118424060 gene encoding Bardet-Biedl syndrome 5 protein homolog isoform X2, yielding MVTNLRMIWHSQSLLRVNLSVGYNTIITISTRTANSKLRGQTEALYILTKCNNTRFEFIFTNLVPGSPRLFTSVIAVHRAYETSKMYRDLKLRGALIQNKQLRLLPQEQVFNKVNGVWNLSSDQGNLGTFYITNIRLVWHANMNDSFNVSVPYLQMRSVKVRDSKFGLALVLETSQQSGGYVLGFRIDPTEKLQEVVKEIQSIHKVFSENPIFGVEFELEEKPQPLEEVTQVVQFDDVEIENEGQTDAFAAYFADGDKQKDREPVYSEELGLAIEKLKDGFTLSGLWEVM